From a single Syngnathus scovelli strain Florida chromosome 2, RoL_Ssco_1.2, whole genome shotgun sequence genomic region:
- the smim29 gene encoding small integral membrane protein 29: MNSTTPSPTINGDAAVGYVLVPFFLITIIGIVAAVVLYVRKKRRLDRLRHQLLPIYSYDPSEEVNEAEQEMLWREEDTRVVQGWARNYQQQRPLLTKDA; this comes from the exons ATGAATAGTACCACTCCGTCCCCCACCATTAATGGAGATGCGGCGGTGGGCTATGTCTTGGTGCCATTCTTCCTCATCACCATCATTGGAATTGTTGCAGCAGTG GTCTTGTACGTTCGTAAGAAACGAAG ACTTGACAGACTCCGCCATCAGTTGTTACCAATCTACTCTTATGACCCCTCAGAAGAGGTGAATGAAGCTGAACAAGAAATGCTGTGGCGAGAAGAGGACACCAGA GTTGTTCAAGGTTGGGCAAGAAATTATCAACAGCAACGCCCTCTTCTGACCAAAGATGCCTGA